The sequence ACCATTTCTTGCTGCTAAAGGATCGACCGCCAGTTATTACAATCCTCGCTTTAGGTTAGAACACTAACCTCATTTCTGACAGTGTTAGCCACTGTATTGTCATAGTGAGAGATGCTGCTGCAAGAATGCCCAATGGTGAAGGAACGAGAGCCGAGGTGTGACTCGTTGGCATAAAATGTTTCATTTGTTGTGCAGCTGCGTGATGTTTAGATTTGCATTCTTTTGAAAGATTCTCAATTCTTGTCTCCCACGTGTACCGATCAGCAGGTAGACTAACAACATGATTGTTGTTCTGTGGAAGTGTCTAGAATattatgcgtgtgtgtgcagataCATCAGGTTGTTAGTGGAGCTTTGGATCGGTTGCATTACGAGAAGGACCCGTGTGTTCGTTATGACAGCAGTCGAAAGGTGTGGCTTTATCTACACTATGGACGAACTGAAGAAGAGTTTGGTGAGATAAAGTATGGTGTCTACTTGTTTTCACAATAAATGTGTTTCTTGTTGTCATGCAGAGAGACTACATATGGCTGAAGCAGCTTTGGCGAAGTCACGAAAACGTGGAAGCGGTGGAAGACAAGCCCAAAGACAACCAAGAGCAACCAAGGTATGTAGACAGTATGATCATACTGTTAATATTAGAGAATCCCGTATTCAAGTGCAGTTACTTTATTATGCCACGTTTGTACCAAATGATCTCAAACATGGGCGTTATGGTGCCTAAATGAGTGTTTCAGCCAACATCGAGTATTCGTGCTAAATTGCTGTTTAGTGGTAGTAAATGGATTAATTGCATATGTGTATgtggaaccggacactgccaggctcactcgagtctggggacgaggctagccTTTTCAATCTACTGCACTCTTGAACAGGCTTGGATATAAATGGTTATATTTCAGATGTCACAAACTTGAGCAACATTCTGTATACGATGAAAaattggcgggaatttattttggcggttggacatcatTGTTAGATAATGAAATAATCTAAGCATCACGGCCTCATTCTAGACAGAGTAGGTACAACAGATGGCAAGCAGGAGTACATGTCAGAAGGATGGCATCTTGTGGTCTCATCAGTGTGACATACTGCCACATCACCATGATGCCTGATGCACGTGAGTGATGACGTTTACATGACGTTACAATATTCCAGTGGCCAGATACCAAATTTAATATTGGCACTTGCTGAAAATCTGCCAatccaccaaaataaattccctgCTTGTATGgtagtttgttgcaatttatACTGCTTGCAATAGATGTAGATTACTGCTATACCCTGTCCACAAGTATGTTTGTGGCAGCACAAGGAGGCACAGGTTGATCTCAACCTTTGTGTCAATGCATGTCAAGAGTGAGCTTGTGCAAATGGGGTATTACACCCTCATTTTCATAAGACTCACGTGCTTCCTTTGTCTTACACTCATTCGTGTACTATTTTCATGTAGAGACAGGCTGCTGCAGCTACTGCTCAAATTCCTCAGTCACATCCATTCACAGCAGACTCTGGTCCACCATCTATATCGGTGTCTGAATCGGGCACAAGCGTTGTGGAACCGGAACCAGAGATTGAGTCTGAATTCCTTATCAATGAGGACTCCAACAGTCAACCGACTAACTTATCGATACCTCAGCCAGTGAATCCCATAGACGAGCCTGCTTCTACGCCTGAAGTTGATACATCATTTGGCAGTCACCTGGTTGATGAGTCGGCGCCATCTAGTAGCAGCAGTGGGAGTGGAAGCAGTAGTGAGGGCAGCAGTGGCAGTGACAGCGAAGACAACGGAGGGAGTGACTCCTCGTCATCTCCTTCCAGCTCAGGCAGACCTCATACAGCTGTAATACCTGGCACCATACAAGTCGCTGCTGATTCTGCATCAGAAGGCAGTTCATCGAGCATGTAAGAATGAGTATGTAACATCACATGTTTATGATGTCAaattatatgtatgtactggTATAGACAATGAAATAATGGCAAACCAGATAGAAAtgactttattaattaagttagctgTTAGTGACCATTTTCTTGAAATGTTGCTTGAAGATAAATTTTGTGGAATTAGCCGCTCCTGTTGCATTATTCATTCAAACACGCCCATAATGAATACCCAAGAAGACGACAACGGGTGTCTACGAAGGTAAGGTGACTTGGAGAGTGTCAGTAACTTTGCAAGCACACTTGCATGCAAGCTTGCAGTATGTATAGTAACCACCCTTGTGCAGTTGTCACCACACAAGGAGGGTTGTCACACCACACGGGGAGACACCACCACACAAACGAGATAGATACCTGTACCCGTAGCTTTCAGTTCAGCAAAAATATAACTCATATTCTGCACAGTTAGTTATGTAGCAATTCATACGTGGATAGTCGTAGATTGATTTCATGTTCACTGCCAACAAACTTTGTCCGACTGCATGCTCGTGCagtgcatgcacaccacacTGTCAGCAGTGAATGCAACAAGTGTACTGACAGTCTGTGCTATGCTATTGGTCATCCACTTCCATTGCATCGTCTACCACAACTGTGTTGGACAGAGACACTTCAACCGGAGCCGATGGAAACTCTACATCTGATTCATGCCTTTGTATCATAAACATGCCACTTCCATCCACTCTGTAGTTGCCATTCGTCTCCAATGTACATTTGTCTAAATGGATTTTCTTGAGAAAGCGCAGTTGATGAGATGCACCACATAACCTTGCGACACTCACTACAGCTCCAGTTAGAGTGAGCTCTACTAATCTCGGACAGTATAGCTCAAGAATACGAGAAAGGAAACGAGCACTATTGGATACCAAGTGTAATGTACGAAGAGAGTGTATGGCTACACTACGACTTGTCACTTTCAGCTGATGCAGTTTCTCAACTTTCAAAGTTAGAGTCGACAAATGTGGACAACCTAGAAGGCTGAGAATATGCAACTTTGGACAACTGACCGTCAGTTGTGTCATGTTGAGAACCTGCTCGACGAGGAGGCTCTCGACACGGTCAAAGGCAAGCATCATCTCGGAAACTCTTGCCAGACCACTAATCTTCAGTTCCTTCATATGAGACGAGGCGAGTTGTAGTATGTCGTGACGTGTTTGTAGTGAAAGTTTTGGCAGACTGCACAAATGTAAAACAGTAATCTGTGATTCGGAATGCAAAACAACATCTGACAACCGTCTAAGACCGTTCAGTTCCAGAAAGGTCACTGTAACAGGAATCACAATAGATGTGAGACGGTTTGATCCTTCAACAGTTAGCTCGCACAGACGCGAACAATTTCGAGTAATCTCACTCATGCGTTCATTGCCCAACTCTCTACATCGTGTTACTCGTAACTGATGCAGGTTTGGACAGTTCACCTCTAAAGTACTAGCAGCACTAGCCATGATGCTATCCAACTCAAGACTTGTCAACTGATCACTTGTCAGGTGGAGATTACTGAAAGATGATCCATCAGTATAAAACACTTCCAAACTTTCACAATTGATGTTTACTTCAGACACATCACTACAATAGAGCACCGATATTTGTTTCAAGTTAGGACAGTGTTGAACGTCAAGAAAATTAAATCTTGTGGCTGCAATAATCTCTAGTGTCTCAAGACTTGACCAACCATTCACACGTAATTCCTTGAAAAAGAACGAATCTGTGACTGTCAGTTTGCAAAGTGATGTAATGTTGCCACCAAGAAGAGACAATGCTTTTCCAGACACGTTAGGTACATGACTTATTCGAAGATCCACAAGGTTCGGAGCACCCAAATTGGGTGAAACGGCACTCTTCACCGGAGAGTGACTGCTTGTCTTCTTGACACTACTTCCATATAAAATGCCTTCAATCAGCTGCTCTTCATTTATATCACTACAGTTATGAAGTATCAGTTGACAGAGAGATGGCGACAAAAACGATACAAAAGGAAGGTCGACCACACTCTCTAGACTTAGCGATGTAATGCACTGAGAAGAGTATGTGAAATCTGTAAGTGTCATTCCTCCACAGTACAGTGTCGTCACAGATTGCATCATAGAAACTAATCTTTCAAGGTCCTCTTTACTGAACTGTTTACAACTTCGGATGTTTAACGTCTCAAGTCCTGAATGTTGCTGTATAAGAGACTCCAGCACAGCAACAGGCATTCGAGACGATGCAGCCACATTAAGTTCGGTAAGTTTGGAACAATTGAAACTCAAATTGTCTAGTCTTGGCAAAGCAGACAGATCAAGACTCGATATCTCCTTTGATATACAAGTGAATTTCTTCAATGAACTACAATTCGATAGCAAAACAGACGTCAAATTTGAGCATTCGGCTGTGAATTCCTCGAGAGCTGTGCAATTTTGACAACAGATGAGTTTCAAATCAACAAGATTCTGAAGCTGTACACTTTCCAATAGATCACATCCAGTCAGATCTAGCATCTTCAATTCTGTTAGTCCATCTGCCACCTCCTCCATAGTAAACTGGGCCAAAGTCGATCCAGCTAGACAGAGCTCTTCTACTGAAGGACAATTAGCGCACAAAGTCCTAACGCTTTCCTCTTCAAATTTCATATTCTTAATTGTAATCTTCGCCAAACGTTCGAGTTTACCTTGCTGGTGACGAGTCAAGCGAAGGTATCGGACGTTGTAGCACCGA is a genomic window of Corticium candelabrum chromosome 11, ooCorCand1.1, whole genome shotgun sequence containing:
- the LOC134186498 gene encoding uncharacterized protein LOC134186498, which codes for MDAVTRPGSLNRFTSHPGEDKEEFDEEEGWCEHYSVTEIFPDELLFAIFSFLGWRDLIHIAQTCTKMHAFCSDLRLWLQLWDLDFSRCITASFQRVLEITKRCPNARVLRLDVSLNDEQFVEILAVCPRLHTFQMKNVGKLGNASLRRIASECDDVKAVKVSGSTFAGTSGVEEVVNAHAKTLEELYLNRCYNVRYLRLTRHQQGKLERLAKITIKNMKFEEESVRTLCANCPSVEELCLAGSTLAQFTMEEVADGLTELKMLDLTGCDLLESVQLQNLVDLKLICCQNCTALEEFTAECSNLTSVLLSNCSSLKKFTCISKEISSLDLSALPRLDNLSFNCSKLTELNVAASSRMPVAVLESLIQQHSGLETLNIRSCKQFSKEDLERLVSMMQSVTTLYCGGMTLTDFTYSSQCITSLSLESVVDLPFVSFLSPSLCQLILHNCSDINEEQLIEGILYGSSVKKTSSHSPVKSAVSPNLGAPNLVDLRISHVPNVSGKALSLLGGNITSLCKLTVTDSFFFKELRVNGWSSLETLEIIAATRFNFLDVQHCPNLKQISVLYCSDVSEVNINCESLEVFYTDGSSFSNLHLTSDQLTSLELDSIMASAASTLEVNCPNLHQLRVTRCRELGNERMSEITRNCSRLCELTVEGSNRLTSIVIPVTVTFLELNGLRRLSDVVLHSESQITVLHLCSLPKLSLQTRHDILQLASSHMKELKISGLARVSEMMLAFDRVESLLVEQVLNMTQLTVSCPKLHILSLLGCPHLSTLTLKVEKLHQLKVTSRSVAIHSLRTLHLVSNSARFLSRILELYCPRLVELTLTGAVVSVARLCGASHQLRFLKKIHLDKCTLETNGNYRVDGSGMFMIQRHESDVEFPSAPVEVSLSNTVVVDDAMEVDDQ